One Niabella beijingensis DNA window includes the following coding sequences:
- a CDS encoding FMN-binding negative transcriptional regulator encodes MYIPSINKMTGQDEIRSFIERFSFGTIITAAPDGLPVATHLPFLVEQDAGELVLISHFARANPQWKQVENNESVLVIFQEPHAYISPTHYEKELNVPTWNYIAVHVYGKGTLITKQEEVFGILDQTVAHYEEAYKAQYERLPEDFKYKMSQGITAFKIRATEIQGKKKLSQNKTANEQEKIIHTLSKSEDSSERHIAAYMQQNAKPL; translated from the coding sequence GTGTATATCCCGTCGATCAATAAAATGACCGGTCAGGACGAGATCCGTTCTTTTATCGAACGCTTTTCATTCGGAACCATCATCACTGCTGCACCGGATGGCCTTCCCGTAGCCACGCATCTTCCTTTTCTTGTGGAACAGGATGCGGGGGAACTTGTTTTAATCTCGCATTTTGCCCGGGCGAACCCCCAGTGGAAACAGGTTGAAAATAATGAAAGCGTGCTGGTCATTTTCCAGGAACCTCATGCTTATATTTCCCCCACTCATTATGAAAAGGAGTTAAATGTGCCTACCTGGAACTATATTGCCGTTCATGTTTACGGAAAGGGTACCCTGATTACAAAACAGGAGGAAGTCTTCGGTATACTGGACCAGACAGTGGCGCATTATGAAGAAGCCTACAAAGCACAATACGAGCGGCTTCCGGAGGATTTCAAATACAAAATGAGCCAGGGCATCACCGCCTTTAAGATCCGGGCAACGGAAATACAGGGAAAGAAAAAACTCAGCCAGAATAAAACGGCGAATGAACAGGAAAAGATCATCCATACCCTTTCAAAAAGCGAGGACAGCAGCGAGCGGCATATTGCAGCTTATATGCAGCAAAACGCAAAGCCGCTATGA
- a CDS encoding VIT1/CCC1 transporter family protein gives MENEPLLEVHYINRSGWLRAAVLGANDGILSTSSLVIGVAAATELRNPIILAALAGIVAGAFSMAAGEYVSVSSQSDIETADLKREERELATMPDIELKELAKIYERRGLAPELAMEVAGALTAHNALEAHAKDELGINEITQAKPFQAALASGASFIAGGILPLLVALLAPVRYMVLSEYVCAILFLAFAGMVAARAGGSSVLKGIMRVCFWGTVAMGASALVGYLFGVQTG, from the coding sequence ATGGAGAACGAACCGTTACTGGAAGTACATTATATCAACCGGAGCGGCTGGTTGCGCGCTGCTGTATTGGGCGCCAATGACGGGATCCTGTCCACATCAAGCCTGGTGATCGGTGTGGCCGCTGCAACAGAGCTCCGGAACCCCATTATACTGGCCGCGCTTGCCGGCATTGTGGCAGGTGCCTTTTCCATGGCGGCAGGTGAATACGTATCAGTAAGTTCGCAATCCGATATTGAAACGGCCGATCTGAAACGGGAGGAACGGGAGCTGGCCACGATGCCGGATATTGAATTAAAAGAACTGGCAAAGATCTATGAGCGTCGTGGGTTAGCGCCGGAGCTCGCAATGGAAGTAGCTGGTGCACTTACCGCGCACAATGCACTGGAGGCACATGCAAAGGATGAACTGGGGATCAATGAGATTACCCAGGCCAAACCCTTTCAGGCGGCGCTGGCCTCAGGAGCTTCTTTTATTGCGGGCGGTATACTTCCTCTGCTGGTGGCCCTGCTGGCGCCGGTCCGGTACATGGTGCTGAGTGAATATGTATGCGCGATCCTTTTCCTGGCTTTTGCCGGCATGGTAGCAGCGCGGGCCGGTGGTTCCAGTGTGCTCAAAGGGATTATGAGGGTTTGTTTCTGGGGCACCGTTGCTATGGGCGCATCAGCGTTGGTGGGTTATTTGTTCGGAGTACAAACGGGTTAG
- a CDS encoding methionine aminotransferase — MALAPKHSAAALNIFTTMSSLARKENAYNLSQGLPDFPVFPALSDLLKAATVEGYNQYAPMPGLSELRENIAAGFNKRYTSGSCSPDTITITPGATYGIFTALTTVISKGDEVIYLEPAFDCYVPAIEINGGVPVCIRLDEQKDFEIDWQQIRDAITGKTRAIIINTPHNPTGRVWTQADWDQLASVIGQREIYVISDEVYDSIVYDEAQHLPGFLQKELEGRVLSVYSFGKMYHITGWKVGFVIAAPALTAAFRSIHQYLGFSVNTPAQYALAKYLLLPDQEPASVMLQAKRNLLVSRMQSSKFRLNALSEGTYFQLFDYSAVSDMEDVVFARWLAMEHKVATIPLSAFYRIPPGIKQVRLSFAKNDETLEAAAAILCSL; from the coding sequence ATGGCTTTAGCTCCCAAACATTCAGCAGCAGCGCTCAATATCTTTACCACCATGTCATCACTTGCGCGGAAAGAGAACGCATACAATCTTTCCCAGGGCCTGCCCGACTTCCCGGTATTTCCGGCGTTAAGTGATCTGCTGAAAGCAGCTACTGTGGAAGGTTATAATCAGTATGCTCCCATGCCCGGGCTATCAGAGCTCCGGGAAAACATTGCTGCTGGCTTTAATAAACGCTATACTTCCGGCTCTTGCTCACCGGATACCATAACCATTACACCCGGCGCTACCTATGGCATTTTTACCGCACTTACAACGGTGATCAGCAAAGGAGATGAAGTGATCTACCTGGAACCGGCCTTCGACTGTTATGTACCGGCTATAGAGATCAATGGCGGCGTCCCTGTGTGCATCCGGCTCGACGAGCAGAAAGATTTTGAGATCGACTGGCAGCAGATCCGGGATGCCATTACCGGGAAAACAAGAGCCATCATCATCAACACGCCCCATAACCCCACCGGAAGGGTATGGACGCAGGCCGACTGGGACCAGCTTGCCTCCGTTATCGGTCAGCGGGAGATCTATGTGATCTCCGATGAAGTGTATGACAGCATTGTATATGATGAAGCGCAACACCTTCCGGGGTTTCTTCAAAAAGAACTGGAAGGCCGGGTACTGTCTGTTTACTCCTTTGGAAAGATGTACCATATCACCGGCTGGAAAGTGGGTTTCGTCATTGCAGCACCTGCTCTTACAGCAGCCTTCCGTTCCATTCATCAGTACCTTGGTTTCAGCGTGAACACCCCGGCCCAGTACGCACTGGCAAAATACCTGTTGCTTCCGGACCAGGAACCGGCATCCGTGATGCTGCAGGCAAAACGGAATCTCCTGGTAAGCAGGATGCAGTCTTCAAAATTCCGGCTCAATGCCCTGTCGGAAGGCACTTATTTCCAGCTGTTCGATTACAGCGCCGTCAGTGATATGGAAGATGTGGTTTTTGCCCGCTGGCTGGCCATGGAACATAAAGTAGCTACCATTCCCCTCAGTGCTTTTTACCGGATCCCACCGGGAATAAAGCAGGTCCGGCTGAGCTTTGCAAAAAATGATGAAACCCTGGAGGCAGCGGCGGCCATACTTTGCAGCCTCTGA
- a CDS encoding HD domain-containing protein, with product MVTHREIIEKTFVFVQQQLLHAEAGHDWFHIERVWNTAKHIAAQETADLLIVELGALLHDIADSKFHNGDETIGPRIAREFLEAQQADEAVITAVENIIRHISFKGSYQDAGYKSIELDIVQDADRLDALGAIGIARAFNYGGFRNRKLYDPAIPPVLYATKEAYKHNEAPTINHFYEKLFLLKDKMNTATGKQMAEDRHRFMEQFVEQFYREWNGTN from the coding sequence ATGGTTACACACAGGGAGATAATTGAAAAGACGTTTGTTTTTGTACAGCAGCAACTGCTGCATGCCGAAGCCGGTCACGACTGGTTTCATATAGAACGGGTCTGGAATACCGCAAAACATATCGCAGCGCAGGAAACAGCCGATCTGCTGATCGTTGAATTGGGTGCATTACTGCATGATATTGCCGACTCGAAATTCCACAACGGCGATGAGACCATTGGTCCCCGTATTGCAAGGGAGTTCCTGGAAGCGCAGCAGGCAGATGAAGCCGTAATTACCGCAGTAGAAAATATTATCCGGCATATTTCCTTTAAGGGCAGTTACCAGGATGCCGGATACAAATCGATCGAGCTGGACATTGTTCAGGATGCCGACCGGCTCGATGCCTTAGGTGCCATCGGCATTGCGCGGGCATTCAATTATGGCGGTTTCAGGAACCGTAAGCTCTATGATCCTGCGATCCCACCGGTGTTATATGCTACTAAAGAGGCTTATAAGCACAACGAAGCACCTACCATCAATCACTTTTATGAAAAACTGTTCCTGCTGAAAGACAAGATGAATACCGCCACCGGTAAACAAATGGCGGAAGACCGGCACCGGTTCATGGAACAGTTTGTAGAACAGTTTTACAGGGAATGGAACGGCACCAACTGA